The following proteins come from a genomic window of Paenibacillus spongiae:
- a CDS encoding ABC transporter permease, with amino-acid sequence MSEARRPSAGKTAAVAVPGVGNPGTAGLSAGRKPSLWKRIQQHRTLYLLFIPVLAYFLVFKYWPILLAWVVAFKELQLGSGVFQSPWVGLQNFKDIFLSPDIPNVISNTIEISVLRLVCGFLPPIILAIMFHDMATRRLKRWLQTLVYIPHFFSWVIVFGVVFGFFSVGSGFVNNMLAAFGFDRHEFLLDSSWFRPILIGSALWKEIGWSTIIYLAALSTVDAQLYEAAVIDGAGPLKRMRHITFPSIMPVVTFVLCINLGFLLNAGGEQILLFYNDAVLDKADVIDTWVYREGLARLQFSLAATVGLFQSVIGLALVVICNYFAKKLSGRGIW; translated from the coding sequence ATGTCCGAAGCAAGAAGGCCATCGGCGGGCAAGACGGCAGCCGTCGCAGTACCCGGTGTGGGGAATCCGGGAACGGCAGGATTATCCGCTGGCCGCAAACCATCTTTGTGGAAGCGCATTCAACAGCACCGTACGCTCTATTTGCTGTTTATTCCCGTATTGGCGTACTTCCTGGTGTTCAAATATTGGCCGATCCTGCTGGCCTGGGTTGTAGCCTTCAAGGAGCTGCAGCTGGGATCGGGCGTATTCCAGAGCCCGTGGGTCGGCCTGCAAAATTTCAAAGACATCTTCTTGTCGCCGGACATTCCGAACGTCATCAGCAATACGATTGAGATCAGCGTGCTCCGGCTCGTCTGCGGCTTCCTGCCGCCGATCATTCTGGCGATCATGTTCCACGATATGGCGACCAGGCGGCTCAAGCGCTGGCTGCAGACGCTCGTCTATATTCCGCACTTCTTCTCTTGGGTGATCGTGTTCGGCGTCGTATTCGGCTTTTTCTCGGTCGGCTCGGGCTTCGTCAACAATATGCTGGCGGCTTTCGGATTCGACCGGCATGAATTTCTGCTTGATTCATCATGGTTCCGGCCGATTCTGATCGGTTCGGCGCTGTGGAAGGAAATCGGCTGGAGCACGATTATCTATCTGGCCGCCTTGTCTACCGTCGATGCGCAGTTGTACGAGGCGGCCGTTATCGACGGCGCAGGCCCGCTCAAGCGCATGCGGCATATTACGTTCCCGAGCATCATGCCGGTCGTCACGTTCGTGCTATGCATCAATCTGGGCTTCCTGTTGAACGCGGGCGGCGAACAAATTCTGTTGTTCTATAACGATGCCGTACTCGATAAGGCGGATGTCATCGATACTTGGGTGTACCGGGAAGGGCTGGCGAGGCTGCAGTTCAGCCTGGCGGCGACCGTCGGCTTGTTCCAGTCGGTTATCGGACTTGCGCTTGTCGTCATATGCAACTATTTCGCCAAGAAGCTGTCCGGCCGCGGCATCTGGTAA
- a CDS encoding carbohydrate ABC transporter permease, which produces MYKSRSEKTYQIVIHVLVILIVISAVFPLLYVLGMSLTGQVEMMKRNYFVIIPHEPTFAAYERILVSPLIWKSFGISVFRSVIGTGLMLLLTVVGAYVLSVRTLPGRNIMLFLVVATILFNAGLIPTYLVVKELGLIDSIWALVLLYLVDSFGLLVIKIFIENLPDGLIEAGKIDGASEIQMLVRIVVPLAAPALAAIGLFSMVFHWNSWFDAMVYLNDANLFPMQLILKNMLTAASSDAMQSLVINGSAITPESMKMATVIVGTLPILLVYPFLQKYFVKGVYMGAVKG; this is translated from the coding sequence ATGTATAAATCCAGGTCGGAGAAAACCTATCAAATCGTCATTCACGTCCTCGTCATCCTGATTGTCATTTCGGCGGTTTTCCCGCTGCTCTACGTGCTCGGCATGTCGCTGACGGGCCAAGTGGAGATGATGAAGCGCAATTATTTCGTCATCATTCCCCATGAACCGACCTTCGCGGCCTACGAACGCATTCTCGTCTCACCGCTGATCTGGAAGTCGTTCGGCATCTCGGTCTTCCGCAGCGTCATCGGCACCGGCCTCATGCTGCTCCTGACCGTCGTCGGCGCCTACGTGCTGTCCGTACGGACGTTGCCGGGCCGCAATATTATGCTGTTTCTCGTCGTTGCGACGATTCTGTTCAATGCGGGCCTGATCCCGACTTATCTGGTCGTGAAGGAGCTGGGTCTGATCGACTCCATCTGGGCGCTCGTTCTGCTCTATCTCGTGGACAGCTTCGGCCTGCTCGTCATCAAGATTTTCATTGAGAACCTGCCGGACGGGCTGATCGAAGCCGGCAAGATCGACGGCGCGTCCGAGATTCAGATGCTGGTGCGCATCGTTGTGCCGCTGGCTGCTCCGGCGCTGGCCGCCATTGGGCTGTTCAGCATGGTGTTCCATTGGAACAGCTGGTTCGACGCGATGGTGTACCTCAATGATGCGAATTTGTTTCCGATGCAGCTCATTCTAAAAAATATGCTGACCGCCGCATCGAGCGACGCCATGCAATCACTGGTGATCAACGGAAGCGCGATTACGCCGGAATCGATGAAAATGGCGACGGTCATCGTCGGAACTTTGCCCATTTTGTTGGTATATCCATTCCTGCAGAAGTATTTCGTTAAAGGGGTGTATATGGGAGCGGTCAAAGGATGA
- a CDS encoding phytanoyl-CoA dioxygenase family protein: MSTPLTDNDKKPIASELRDATPLLDDPEALRAQASADGYLYFRGFLEREEVMNVRKEILEIISRDGLLDPAHPFMEGMTLPEEVHRYTQEEISWNGVGVPMHLYHEVQKLESFHALAHHPRLIAMYRTLFGETPFVHPRNIGRIMLPHQDQKVTPSHQDFLHIQGADNTWTCWMPIGDIPKSLGGLTVLKGSRQAGLLGVTEAPGAGGLESILCGLNYEWQTCDYQAGDILTFHSHTVHKSTPNHIPNQLRLSCDYRYQPLSAPIENNSLLPHGPYAWDELYEGWSRTDLQFYWQKETFDFKPFDVSIRWQQEKIC; encoded by the coding sequence ATGTCCACCCCCTTAACAGACAACGACAAGAAGCCCATTGCGTCAGAACTCCGGGATGCCACGCCGCTGCTTGACGATCCGGAGGCCCTCCGGGCGCAAGCCTCCGCAGACGGGTACCTGTACTTCCGCGGATTTCTGGAACGGGAAGAGGTTATGAATGTTCGTAAAGAGATATTGGAGATCATAAGCCGCGACGGCCTTCTCGATCCGGCTCATCCTTTCATGGAAGGAATGACGCTTCCGGAAGAAGTGCACCGATATACGCAGGAGGAAATCTCCTGGAACGGTGTCGGTGTACCCATGCACTTATACCATGAAGTGCAAAAGCTCGAGTCCTTCCATGCTTTGGCTCACCATCCGCGGCTAATCGCGATGTACCGGACGCTGTTCGGAGAAACGCCTTTCGTTCATCCGCGCAATATCGGCCGGATCATGCTGCCCCATCAGGATCAGAAGGTGACGCCGTCGCATCAGGATTTCCTGCACATTCAAGGTGCAGACAATACGTGGACGTGCTGGATGCCGATCGGAGATATTCCCAAATCTCTCGGTGGGCTTACGGTTCTGAAGGGAAGCCGGCAAGCAGGGCTGCTTGGCGTAACGGAAGCGCCCGGCGCCGGCGGTCTGGAGAGCATTCTGTGCGGGCTGAATTACGAGTGGCAAACCTGCGATTATCAAGCCGGCGATATTCTCACGTTCCACAGCCATACCGTCCACAAATCGACGCCGAACCATATCCCGAACCAGCTTCGTCTATCCTGCGACTACCGCTATCAGCCGCTGAGCGCGCCGATCGAGAACAATTCCCTGCTCCCTCACGGTCCTTATGCGTGGGACGAATTATACGAGGGCTGGAGCAGAACCGACCTTCAGTTCTATTGGCAGAAAGAAACGTTCGACTTCAAGCCGTTCGATGTCTCCATACGGTGGCAGCAGGAGAAAATTTGCTAA
- a CDS encoding helix-turn-helix domain-containing protein yields the protein MKMNRDLTQETLYPAVRYANRLICSGGESFGPRFIHDHQFIYVERGTGEAVITGQRFDVRPGQLFYYGPGEPHWFRADDHDPFTLFGLHFKPYVRSGEEEWTAPGGLMIEPASNLTDLHDVPAGQPRLPGVAACLETGGWPRALFQESVAEFRKNDSFSPLILRGILLQLLGRTSRTLSGGGQSDDPRLLHITFIKGKLDELAREAYDPGWLEAWSPYGHDYASRLFRRIYGDSPHGYHLARKLEASKAMLQESDRSVTAIAASLHFNSVHYFSRLFKSRFGENPSDYRNRYRWL from the coding sequence ATGAAGATGAATCGCGATTTGACGCAGGAGACACTGTACCCTGCCGTCCGCTATGCCAACCGGCTAATTTGCAGCGGAGGGGAATCGTTCGGCCCCCGTTTCATACACGATCATCAATTTATCTATGTAGAAAGGGGCACCGGCGAAGCCGTCATCACCGGACAGCGATTCGACGTCAGACCGGGTCAGCTCTTCTATTATGGTCCAGGTGAGCCACATTGGTTCCGGGCCGACGATCATGACCCGTTCACGCTGTTCGGCCTGCATTTCAAGCCATATGTACGTTCGGGCGAGGAAGAATGGACGGCTCCGGGCGGGCTCATGATCGAACCTGCAAGCAACCTGACCGACCTGCATGATGTACCGGCGGGGCAGCCCCGTCTGCCGGGCGTTGCGGCCTGCCTCGAAACAGGGGGCTGGCCGAGGGCATTGTTTCAGGAATCGGTTGCGGAGTTCCGCAAGAACGATTCGTTCAGCCCGCTCATTCTGCGCGGCATTCTGCTGCAGCTGCTCGGACGGACGTCCCGTACACTTTCCGGCGGCGGGCAGTCGGACGATCCGCGTCTTCTGCATATTACGTTCATTAAAGGCAAGCTCGACGAACTGGCCAGGGAAGCGTACGATCCGGGCTGGCTGGAAGCCTGGTCGCCATACGGTCATGATTATGCCTCGAGGCTATTCCGGCGCATCTATGGCGATTCTCCGCACGGTTATCATCTGGCGCGCAAGCTGGAAGCTTCCAAAGCGATGCTGCAAGAATCCGACCGGTCGGTGACCGCTATCGCGGCTTCGCTCCATTTCAATAGCGTCCATTATTTCTCCAGGCTGTTCAAATCCCGTTTCGGTGAAAATCCGAGCGATTACCGCAATCGTTACCGTTGGTTGTAA